The proteins below come from a single Spirochaetota bacterium genomic window:
- a CDS encoding Nif3-like dinuclear metal center hexameric protein has protein sequence MNITTIINNLDRYLKVNIQEEYDNSGRQIIFHDKEVTSILLSLDIDSSVVDEALDRNCDLIITHHPLFFKPLRHIGTYDAKSSLVVKLIDKRINVYSAHTNLDKLLYDKLARTIGFTDIEIMYPEPGMDAGMGALASLEKPVGLNEMLARVKKALDLDYIHYSGDAGKKIKRVALMNGAGGGSIEKIISQFDPDCIITGDVGYHHAKYASDSGVAVLDAGHFGTEIIMIGFLRDLVIDCLTNYGTAEDIPLCISEREKNPFRLYGTGNE, from the coding sequence ATGAACATCACCACGATCATCAATAATCTTGACCGGTATCTGAAAGTAAATATTCAGGAGGAATATGACAATTCCGGTAGGCAGATTATTTTTCATGACAAAGAGGTTACTTCAATACTGCTGTCACTTGATATTGATTCTTCGGTGGTTGACGAGGCTCTTGACAGGAATTGTGATTTGATAATCACTCATCATCCGTTATTTTTCAAGCCATTGCGCCATATTGGTACGTATGATGCAAAATCATCATTGGTTGTGAAACTGATCGATAAAAGGATCAATGTGTATTCGGCCCATACCAACCTCGATAAACTCCTTTACGATAAATTGGCCCGAACAATAGGATTTACCGATATCGAAATAATGTACCCAGAGCCTGGCATGGATGCAGGCATGGGAGCGCTGGCATCTCTTGAAAAACCGGTAGGACTCAATGAAATGCTCGCACGGGTCAAAAAAGCCCTGGATCTCGATTATATTCATTATAGCGGAGATGCAGGGAAGAAGATAAAGCGAGTTGCATTGATGAACGGGGCAGGGGGCGGTTCAATAGAAAAGATTATCAGTCAATTTGACCCGGATTGCATCATTACAGGCGATGTCGGGTACCACCATGCCAAATATGCCAGTGATTCAGGTGTTGCGGTTCTTGACGCAGGCCATTTCGGAACAGAGATAATCATGATCGGTTTTTTGCGTGACCTTGTGATCGACTGCTTGACAAACTACGGGACTGCTGAAGATATACCCCTATGCATATCAGAAAGAGAGAAAAATCCATTCAGACTATACGGCACCGGCAATGAATAG
- the queA gene encoding tRNA preQ1(34) S-adenosylmethionine ribosyltransferase-isomerase QueA translates to MPNDHYSLDDFDFLLPQDLIAQHPKEKRDESRLFVLDRKGPAYIHSAFAFLPDFLRSGDILVFNDAKVISARIPCRKKSGGAVEMLLTSRIDDLRWTAITNRTRRLGLNEVIYSDKDGSIEFRITGKNNEIVEIESNTELTDALLSAIGGLALPPYIKRELNDDDKVRYQTVFASESGAVAAPTAGLHFTNELISAIKAKGIRMVNLTLYVSWGTFQPVRVTDITLHRMHSEKYFLSEESADVINSARGNGERIIAVGTTSVRVLESTFVNGKNVPGRGETDIFIYPPRRITSVDSLITNFHTPRSTLLMLTTAFGGYETIMDAYREAVRLNYRFFSYGDSMLIL, encoded by the coding sequence ATGCCTAATGACCACTACAGTCTCGATGATTTTGACTTTTTGCTTCCACAAGATTTAATAGCGCAGCATCCCAAAGAAAAGCGTGACGAATCGCGCCTGTTCGTCCTGGATCGAAAAGGTCCGGCCTACATCCATAGCGCGTTTGCGTTCCTGCCGGATTTTCTCAGGTCCGGCGATATCCTTGTGTTCAACGACGCCAAGGTCATAAGCGCCCGCATTCCCTGCAGAAAGAAAAGCGGGGGCGCCGTTGAAATGCTTCTGACATCACGGATCGATGATCTCAGATGGACGGCAATCACTAACAGGACCCGCCGACTCGGCCTTAATGAAGTTATCTATTCCGATAAGGACGGCAGCATTGAGTTCAGGATCACTGGTAAAAATAATGAGATAGTCGAAATTGAATCAAACACCGAACTGACCGATGCCCTGCTTTCGGCGATCGGCGGACTTGCGCTGCCGCCATATATTAAGCGCGAATTGAATGATGACGATAAGGTTAGATATCAAACGGTCTTCGCCAGTGAAAGCGGGGCAGTGGCCGCGCCGACTGCGGGCCTTCATTTCACCAACGAGCTGATATCGGCCATAAAAGCAAAGGGAATCAGGATGGTGAACCTGACACTGTACGTTTCCTGGGGCACCTTCCAGCCTGTTCGGGTCACAGATATAACATTGCATCGCATGCACAGTGAAAAATACTTCCTCAGCGAAGAAAGCGCTGACGTTATCAACTCCGCAAGAGGGAATGGTGAAAGAATAATAGCAGTGGGTACGACGTCAGTACGGGTCCTGGAAAGCACTTTTGTAAACGGGAAAAACGTACCGGGCAGGGGCGAAACGGACATCTTCATTTATCCGCCCCGGAGAATCACATCAGTTGATTCGCTGATAACCAATTTCCATACTCCCCGGTCGACGCTCCTCATGCTCACGACGGCTTTCGGCGGGTATGAAACGATCATGGATGCCTACCGCGAAGCGGTGCGGCTCAATTACAGGTTCTTCTCTTACGGCGATTCCATGCTGATTCTATGA
- a CDS encoding SpoIID/LytB domain-containing protein has translation MILLVSCSPELIRNYGGYDTRTVKILVMKTKDTFTISSKGSMKVNKDTRPANMGDRDRSSIALNPRSLDGSITVDPMKEPLLLNGTPYRGSFLIKNIHGFALIINVLKVDEYLISVVPGEIPANWDAEALKAQAIAARTFTYYHMSTQKKGDTVYDLDATAASQVYRGMSDEKPQTSAAVRETSGQVMVYDEKPILSYFHSTCGGKTIDDRYVWEKSRLPYLQGTRCGFCTDSNKYEWESELSLDEIRTCLLKKFPAIGTISAISFKKKDERVVEVLVRHGNGNTRISGNNFRLLFPAEKIRSLYFISKKIKNGLALKGHGWGHGVGLCQWGARGMAMRGYNSRDILKHYYSGVKITSIRNAYVASKSRNNAAYQ, from the coding sequence ATGATACTGCTTGTTTCATGTTCACCTGAACTGATACGGAATTACGGCGGCTATGATACCCGGACCGTGAAGATACTGGTGATGAAAACCAAAGACACATTTACCATATCATCAAAAGGGTCCATGAAGGTAAATAAAGACACCAGGCCTGCGAATATGGGCGACAGAGATCGGTCGAGCATTGCCCTGAACCCGCGTTCCTTGGACGGTTCTATTACCGTGGATCCGATGAAGGAGCCGCTGCTTCTCAATGGAACTCCGTACAGAGGCTCCTTCTTGATTAAAAACATCCATGGTTTTGCATTGATCATCAATGTCCTTAAAGTTGATGAATACCTGATAAGCGTGGTCCCCGGTGAAATACCTGCAAATTGGGATGCGGAAGCTCTCAAGGCCCAGGCAATCGCGGCCCGCACCTTTACCTATTACCATATGTCGACACAAAAGAAGGGCGACACTGTCTATGATCTTGACGCTACAGCCGCGTCACAGGTGTACCGGGGCATGTCCGATGAAAAACCGCAAACATCTGCAGCGGTGAGGGAAACCTCAGGCCAGGTTATGGTCTATGATGAAAAACCGATATTATCGTATTTCCATTCCACCTGCGGCGGAAAAACCATAGACGACAGATATGTATGGGAGAAAAGCCGTCTTCCCTATCTCCAGGGCACACGCTGCGGTTTTTGCACTGATTCAAACAAATATGAGTGGGAATCAGAGCTTTCTCTCGATGAAATCAGGACGTGCCTTTTAAAAAAATTTCCGGCTATCGGGACTATCAGTGCCATATCTTTTAAGAAAAAAGACGAACGCGTTGTGGAGGTGCTGGTACGGCATGGCAATGGCAACACACGCATAAGCGGAAATAATTTTCGCCTCCTCTTTCCTGCCGAGAAAATTCGAAGCCTCTATTTTATATCAAAAAAAATTAAAAACGGTCTTGCATTAAAAGGACATGGATGGGGCCATGGTGTTGGATTATGCCAGTGGGGCGCCCGGGGCATGGCGATGCGAGGATATAACAGCAGGGACATTCTAAAACATTATTACTCCGGCGTTAAGATAACGAGCATAAGAAATGCCTATGTTGCGTCGAAATCGAGGAATAACGCCGCTTACCAATAA
- the xerD gene encoding site-specific tyrosine recombinase XerD, with translation MKEVQAINRFKRFLQVEKGLSENSIYSYTYDLKKFSDFLSTNNKDILSATQEDIQQFLNFEKTKKKNSSRTLARSLAAIRQFYNFISDKFDEMDNPTAKIESPHVEKTLPDFLNIQEVNTLFSSISENDVYELRDKAIFELLYSCGLRISEAIEILHNHVDFDNSLIRVIGKGNKERLAPIGDEAKRLLKKYLLESRPDICGKRESEYLFISKKGSKLNRKSVWRLLKNYVTRTKIKKNITPHTLRHSFATHLIENGADLRSVQELLGHMDISTTQVYTHLAKRKLQDIHKKHHPKS, from the coding sequence GTGAAAGAAGTTCAAGCAATCAATCGGTTTAAAAGATTTTTACAAGTAGAGAAGGGGTTGTCAGAAAATTCAATTTATTCGTATACCTACGACTTGAAAAAATTCAGCGATTTTCTGTCAACGAATAACAAGGACATTCTTTCCGCGACTCAGGAAGACATCCAGCAGTTCCTGAATTTCGAAAAAACAAAGAAAAAGAACTCGTCCCGAACTCTTGCCCGCTCTCTTGCCGCGATCAGGCAGTTTTACAATTTCATTTCAGATAAATTCGATGAAATGGATAATCCGACCGCAAAGATCGAATCGCCCCATGTTGAAAAAACGCTGCCTGATTTTCTCAACATCCAGGAGGTCAATACTCTTTTCAGCTCCATTTCCGAAAACGACGTGTACGAGTTGAGGGACAAGGCGATTTTCGAGCTCCTGTATTCATGCGGACTGCGTATAAGCGAGGCGATCGAGATCCTTCACAACCATGTAGATTTCGATAATTCCCTCATTCGCGTAATAGGGAAGGGGAACAAGGAGCGCCTCGCCCCGATAGGCGATGAGGCAAAGCGACTTCTGAAAAAGTATCTCCTGGAATCCCGTCCAGACATATGCGGCAAGCGTGAAAGCGAATATCTCTTTATAAGCAAGAAGGGATCGAAGTTAAACCGCAAAAGCGTGTGGCGGCTCTTGAAAAATTACGTAACAAGAACCAAAATAAAGAAGAATATAACTCCTCATACGCTGAGGCACTCCTTTGCGACGCATCTCATAGAGAACGGCGCGGACCTCAGATCGGTCCAGGAATTGCTGGGGCACATGGATATTTCAACCACCCAGGTATATACGCACCTGGCCAAGAGGAAGCTCCAGGATATACACAAAAAGCACCATCCCAAGAGCTGA
- a CDS encoding ABC transporter ATP-binding protein: MDDNVIEIIGIEKTFFLSEEVQVRALKGVSFNVRRGEYIAIMGASGSGKSTLMNILGFLDTPTAGKYILDGIDGSRLDNDEKAEIRNTKIGFVFQGFNLLSRTSALENVELPLFYKGGVTPKDLSEKAKDLLARVGLSGREDHYPNKLSGGEQQRVAIARALVNDPAIILADEPTGNLDSHNTTEIMELFTRLNKEIGITIIMVTHESDVAAYTDRKVVFKDGLIIEDTPIPRLKLKHATSKKRPS; encoded by the coding sequence ATGGACGATAATGTCATAGAAATCATAGGCATCGAAAAGACTTTTTTCCTCAGTGAAGAAGTACAGGTGAGGGCGCTCAAAGGGGTATCGTTCAATGTACGCCGCGGCGAATATATAGCGATCATGGGCGCATCCGGATCGGGTAAATCGACACTGATGAATATACTTGGATTCCTGGATACGCCCACTGCGGGCAAATATATCCTGGACGGCATAGACGGAAGCCGTCTCGATAATGACGAGAAGGCTGAAATACGAAACACGAAAATTGGATTTGTTTTCCAGGGATTTAACCTGTTATCGAGGACCAGCGCCCTTGAGAACGTTGAATTGCCCCTGTTTTACAAAGGCGGGGTTACGCCGAAGGATTTATCAGAAAAAGCGAAGGACCTTTTAGCCCGCGTGGGACTTTCCGGCAGGGAGGACCATTATCCCAACAAGCTTTCAGGCGGCGAGCAGCAACGGGTGGCCATTGCCCGGGCCCTGGTCAATGATCCGGCTATAATCCTTGCCGACGAGCCGACGGGCAACCTTGATTCCCATAATACAACTGAAATAATGGAGCTTTTCACCAGGCTCAATAAGGAAATCGGCATCACCATCATCATGGTGACCCACGAATCAGATGTGGCTGCCTACACTGACCGGAAAGTTGTATTCAAAGATGGCCTTATTATTGAGGACACCCCCATTCCCAGGTTAAAATTAAAACACGCAACTTCGAAAAAAAGACCTTCCTGA
- a CDS encoding efflux RND transporter periplasmic adaptor subunit, giving the protein MQKIKTITRKRIITFAVIAVLIIVVFSIVRSCRKGSVDKFEYEDVNVGKVEKTISVTGVLDVNEQEIVQSKTAGIIKKIYVEFNQEVKKGQLLAEVDTSDLDPAMNKMAAQGEALKIEITIAREDLESKRSMFKENLISEKGMERAESNYKTVILKQRQFMVDYDTLKKQKSNSRITSPVSGILLNMMAKEKAPIAMNTPLFLIVPNLKKMKLSISVDESDVGIVKEDQRVFFTVSAFPEKTFTGEISEVHMTPVLKGGLVTYDSYVICDNSELLLKPGMTATATIEIDKRENVLRVPNQALLVNPPEGKSEPEKNTVWRKSESLSGKLPVEKVKVEVGLHGDTFTEIKKNLKKGDKVLIKYMKSAKGSGK; this is encoded by the coding sequence ATGCAAAAAATAAAAACTATAACGAGAAAAAGAATAATAACCTTCGCCGTCATTGCTGTCCTCATAATAGTCGTTTTCAGCATTGTCCGCAGCTGCAGGAAGGGCTCCGTGGATAAATTTGAATATGAAGATGTTAATGTTGGAAAAGTGGAAAAGACCATTTCCGTGACCGGAGTCCTTGATGTGAACGAGCAGGAGATAGTACAATCTAAAACAGCCGGTATTATCAAGAAAATATATGTTGAATTCAACCAGGAAGTAAAAAAAGGCCAGCTCCTCGCCGAGGTGGACACCAGCGATCTTGATCCGGCCATGAACAAGATGGCTGCCCAGGGAGAAGCCCTCAAAATAGAAATAACCATCGCCAGGGAAGATCTCGAATCAAAAAGGAGCATGTTCAAGGAAAACCTGATATCCGAAAAGGGAATGGAGCGGGCTGAATCAAATTACAAGACGGTCATATTAAAACAAAGGCAATTCATGGTCGATTATGACACTCTGAAAAAGCAGAAAAGTAACTCAAGAATAACATCGCCGGTAAGCGGTATTCTGCTCAACATGATGGCAAAAGAAAAAGCGCCAATCGCCATGAATACGCCGTTATTCCTTATCGTTCCAAATTTGAAAAAGATGAAGCTGAGCATTAGCGTCGATGAATCGGATGTGGGTATTGTCAAAGAGGACCAGAGGGTGTTTTTTACCGTGAGCGCGTTCCCGGAAAAAACATTTACCGGTGAAATAAGCGAAGTGCATATGACACCGGTATTGAAGGGCGGCCTCGTGACCTATGACTCCTATGTGATTTGCGATAACAGCGAATTGCTGCTGAAGCCGGGAATGACGGCTACGGCAACCATCGAGATCGACAAGCGCGAGAACGTCCTCCGTGTCCCCAATCAGGCCTTGCTGGTGAATCCGCCGGAAGGGAAATCAGAGCCGGAAAAGAATACGGTCTGGCGCAAGTCCGAAAGCTTGAGCGGAAAGCTCCCGGTTGAGAAAGTGAAGGTGGAAGTGGGCTTGCATGGCGACACCTTCACCGAGATAAAGAAAAACCTCAAAAAAGGCGACAAAGTCCTCATTAAGTACATGAAGAGCGCAAAGGGCTCCGGCAAGTAA
- a CDS encoding TolC family protein has translation MKYYIFILSALIVAANVVYADEKPEKRILLLKECINIAVENSTSIKASVEDKNKALADYKVATAQRLFNIDMNIQTDTYPHVSTPSHYKGAYERIPFATDFTWNGVTIPASQVQYFGTQYFNNLQPQPSPIFKWLTRDYDLGLSIGVTASVSLYDEKKARNQAMMKKNVEIYKIQNTKTINDVILTVKNLYYNYYIAKVVVMIKDKQLKSNHDRIRMTEILYKNALKSVLDLNRAKYDYQNAQLELQKAVNAERNARIELFRNMGIQDNSEEFTLEELNDDRELSYTVEQLNSLSELNSPELQLIKKQSELFRARMELDKASHYPEVLFQLAGGYRNSRIDFAVAKSNFSSENWKPTLGVNFIARIPIFSSGMIEAKVASSKAEYNKALLKEKDMQQSMKIMVENQYITVQDMKKQIELSKIMKDNAEKNWIMAKKSYETGSVTQLELQDAMMAYENAEMNYQRARFDYLMAIAKISSMVGLGEDTLCKK, from the coding sequence ATGAAATATTATATTTTTATATTGTCGGCTTTGATTGTTGCGGCAAATGTTGTTTATGCCGACGAGAAACCTGAAAAAAGGATTTTATTGCTCAAGGAATGTATAAATATAGCGGTAGAAAACAGCACATCCATAAAAGCATCGGTAGAAGATAAGAACAAAGCCCTTGCTGATTATAAAGTTGCGACGGCACAGCGTCTCTTTAATATAGACATGAATATCCAAACTGATACATACCCTCATGTCAGTACCCCATCTCATTATAAAGGCGCGTATGAAAGGATACCTTTTGCAACAGATTTTACCTGGAACGGCGTTACAATTCCAGCATCCCAAGTTCAATATTTTGGCACGCAATATTTCAACAATCTTCAACCACAACCAAGCCCAATTTTTAAATGGTTAACACGGGATTATGATCTTGGCTTGTCAATAGGGGTAACAGCTTCGGTTAGTCTTTATGACGAAAAGAAAGCAAGAAACCAGGCCATGATGAAAAAGAATGTTGAAATATATAAAATTCAGAATACAAAAACTATCAATGATGTTATTCTAACTGTAAAAAATCTTTATTATAACTACTACATTGCAAAAGTAGTTGTGATGATAAAGGATAAGCAGCTGAAAAGCAATCATGACCGGATACGCATGACCGAAATTCTATATAAAAATGCTTTAAAATCGGTTCTGGATCTCAATAGGGCCAAGTATGATTATCAAAACGCCCAATTGGAGTTACAAAAGGCCGTCAATGCCGAGAGAAATGCACGCATTGAACTTTTCAGAAATATGGGAATTCAAGATAATAGTGAAGAATTTACCTTAGAAGAACTAAATGATGATAGAGAATTATCATATACAGTTGAACAATTAAACTCTTTATCAGAATTGAATTCTCCAGAGTTGCAGTTGATAAAAAAACAATCAGAGCTTTTTAGGGCCAGAATGGAACTTGATAAGGCAAGCCATTATCCTGAAGTGCTTTTCCAATTGGCTGGCGGATATCGGAATTCGAGAATTGATTTCGCTGTTGCTAAAAGTAATTTTTCTTCTGAAAACTGGAAACCTACATTAGGTGTCAACTTTATCGCAAGAATACCAATTTTTTCAAGTGGTATGATCGAGGCAAAGGTTGCTTCATCTAAAGCCGAATACAATAAGGCTTTGTTAAAAGAAAAGGATATGCAACAGTCAATGAAGATTATGGTCGAGAACCAGTATATTACTGTACAGGACATGAAGAAGCAGATAGAATTATCAAAGATCATGAAGGATAATGCCGAAAAAAATTGGATAATGGCCAAGAAATCATATGAGACAGGTTCGGTGACCCAGCTTGAGTTGCAGGATGCCATGATGGCCTATGAAAACGCTGAAATGAACTATCAGAGAGCACGGTTTGATTATCTAATGGCCATCGCTAAAATTTCAAGCATGGTCGGTCTTGGAGAGGATACCCTATGCAAAAAATAA
- a CDS encoding HesA/MoeB/ThiF family protein: MLSNDEIQFYSRQLGIAGWGGAAQERLKSSTVFVAGAGGLGSPVLYYLAAAGIGTLVICDYDTIEMTNLNRQILHEYGKIGQFKVDSAGTSLSELNPFIKVIRVKTKLTKKNAISLVGDPDLIVDCLDNFETRHILNRVSVEKKIPMIHGGVAEFRGQITFLHPPETPCLACFLDRKDRKGKIQVAGATAGVIGSLQASEAIKYCAGIGPALKNRLMFWDGLSMKFETITIRRNPRCRVCKNS; the protein is encoded by the coding sequence ATGCTTTCTAATGATGAAATTCAGTTCTATTCCCGACAGTTGGGAATAGCCGGCTGGGGTGGAGCGGCCCAGGAAAGACTCAAGAGTTCGACGGTATTTGTGGCCGGCGCCGGCGGTCTTGGAAGCCCCGTCCTCTACTATCTTGCGGCGGCCGGCATAGGCACCCTCGTCATCTGCGACTATGATACCATTGAAATGACCAATTTAAACAGGCAGATCCTTCATGAGTACGGTAAGATCGGGCAATTTAAAGTGGATTCTGCCGGGACATCCCTATCTGAATTGAATCCATTTATTAAAGTCATACGGGTAAAAACAAAACTAACCAAAAAAAATGCGATATCGTTAGTCGGAGATCCAGATCTCATAGTAGATTGTCTTGATAATTTTGAGACAAGGCATATTCTTAACCGCGTTTCCGTTGAGAAAAAAATACCGATGATCCATGGCGGTGTCGCTGAATTCAGGGGACAGATAACGTTCCTGCATCCCCCGGAAACGCCCTGCCTTGCCTGCTTCCTGGACCGTAAAGACAGGAAAGGGAAGATTCAGGTGGCCGGCGCCACGGCCGGGGTTATCGGCTCACTCCAGGCGAGCGAAGCGATCAAGTACTGCGCGGGTATCGGACCGGCATTGAAGAACAGGCTCATGTTCTGGGACGGTCTGTCAATGAAATTCGAGACCATAACCATACGGCGCAATCCCCGCTGCCGCGTATGTAAAAACAGCTGA
- the recG gene encoding ATP-dependent DNA helicase RecG produces the protein MLNDAITAIQGIGPKKAQVLRDEAGVETVEDLLYYIPRKYIDRSYFKLIKDCFINDVVTVSGTIRNVSMSGMRKKFLEVDIEDGTDTLTGVFFGGVGYFAKIFTIGDNVIFSGKVNFYRKKQMVHPDFDFIDDGSGTGIQAINTGRIIPLYRSTEKLKTLGFDSRGFRRIIKAALDTNLPLVKETIDPDILARHSLIGIADAIESIHFPGSFEDAERARRRLAFNEIFFHQYYLSLSRRYLRETRRKNISAAPGDFYRRFISSLPFRLTPDQTSAIETLRHDIASPLPMNRLLQGDVGSGKTVVAMAAMTLVIEQGRQTVLMAPTEILANQHYANFQKSFGDAVPMVLLTGSTPKSEKTAFYESISSGSVSLVIGTHAIIQDNVIFKDLGLIIIDEQHRFGVEQRAALREKGDAADLLVMTATPIPRSLSLTLYGDLSITSIRTMPAERLPVQTMSFPESRLPGVYKSIEKYISQGRQVYYVLPLIEESDKLDLKSAIQVYEHLKNDIFPKRRVDLLHGRMKQQERDDIMGRFKDNEIDILVCTTVIEVGIDVPNATVIVIEHAERFGLAQLHQLRGRVGRGAHQSFCVLISPDTISGESRTRIDTIVATNDGFTISEEDLKQRGAGELIGLRQHGHGGTFEFADLGLDIDLILYAREVSEGLVSAIEDIASLWDQFKDRKYSPLLKGIRDKRVLSLLS, from the coding sequence GTGCTTAATGACGCGATCACCGCGATACAGGGCATAGGCCCCAAGAAGGCGCAGGTACTCAGGGATGAAGCGGGCGTAGAAACCGTTGAAGATCTACTGTATTACATTCCCCGGAAATACATTGACCGGTCATATTTCAAACTTATAAAAGACTGTTTTATCAATGACGTGGTCACCGTATCGGGAACGATACGTAACGTTTCCATGTCCGGGATGCGGAAAAAATTCCTGGAAGTGGATATTGAAGACGGCACCGATACGCTTACCGGGGTTTTCTTCGGCGGAGTCGGTTATTTTGCAAAGATATTCACGATCGGCGACAATGTGATCTTTTCCGGTAAAGTTAATTTTTACCGGAAAAAGCAGATGGTACATCCCGATTTCGACTTCATTGACGACGGTTCGGGAACGGGCATTCAGGCCATCAATACCGGGCGGATCATTCCCCTCTACAGGTCCACGGAAAAGCTCAAGACACTTGGGTTTGACTCCCGCGGATTCAGAAGGATCATAAAGGCCGCCCTGGACACGAACCTTCCCTTAGTCAAAGAGACGATCGACCCGGACATACTGGCCAGGCACAGCCTCATTGGCATCGCCGATGCCATTGAGTCCATCCACTTTCCCGGTTCCTTCGAGGACGCCGAACGGGCCCGCAGGAGACTCGCCTTCAACGAAATATTCTTTCATCAATACTACCTGTCCCTTTCGCGAAGATACTTACGGGAAACAAGGAGGAAAAATATTTCCGCCGCTCCAGGCGACTTCTACCGGCGCTTTATATCATCGCTCCCTTTCCGGCTTACCCCGGACCAGACATCCGCCATCGAAACGCTGCGGCACGATATTGCCTCCCCCCTTCCCATGAACCGCCTGCTCCAGGGCGATGTCGGTTCCGGAAAAACCGTGGTTGCCATGGCAGCCATGACATTGGTCATCGAACAAGGACGTCAGACGGTTCTCATGGCCCCGACGGAAATTCTCGCGAACCAGCACTATGCCAATTTCCAGAAATCTTTCGGTGACGCCGTTCCGATGGTCCTGCTGACCGGGAGCACCCCCAAGAGCGAGAAGACCGCCTTCTACGAATCGATAAGTTCCGGCTCGGTCAGCCTTGTGATCGGGACCCATGCCATTATCCAGGATAACGTCATTTTCAAGGATCTCGGCCTCATCATTATCGATGAACAGCACCGCTTCGGGGTCGAGCAGCGCGCGGCGCTCCGCGAAAAGGGAGATGCCGCCGATCTCCTGGTCATGACGGCAACCCCTATCCCACGCTCTCTTTCGCTGACCCTTTACGGCGATCTCAGCATAACGTCAATAAGAACGATGCCGGCCGAACGGCTCCCGGTGCAGACGATGTCTTTTCCCGAATCGCGATTGCCGGGCGTGTATAAATCTATTGAAAAATATATATCACAGGGCCGGCAGGTATATTATGTTCTGCCCCTCATTGAAGAATCGGACAAACTAGATTTAAAATCCGCCATACAGGTGTACGAACATCTCAAGAACGATATTTTCCCTAAACGCCGGGTTGATCTGCTCCATGGACGGATGAAACAGCAGGAACGTGACGATATCATGGGCCGTTTTAAGGATAACGAGATAGACATCCTGGTCTGCACAACGGTCATTGAGGTGGGGATCGACGTTCCCAACGCCACCGTCATCGTGATCGAGCACGCCGAGCGGTTCGGGCTGGCCCAGCTTCACCAGCTCCGGGGACGCGTCGGCCGCGGGGCCCATCAATCCTTCTGCGTCCTCATCAGTCCCGATACTATTTCCGGTGAAAGCAGAACGCGCATCGATACAATCGTAGCCACCAATGACGGCTTCACCATTTCAGAGGAAGACCTTAAACAGAGGGGCGCCGGCGAGCTCATCGGCCTTCGCCAGCACGGCCATGGAGGGACCTTTGAATTTGCCGACCTGGGACTTGATATCGACCTTATCTTGTATGCGCGGGAGGTTTCCGAAGGGCTTGTATCCGCCATTGAGGACATAGCCTCCCTGTGGGATCAGTTCAAGGACAGGAAATACAGCCCCCTCCTTAAAGGCATACGCGATAAAAGGGTATTGTCTCTCTTATCGTGA